The following coding sequences are from one Gadus macrocephalus chromosome 3, ASM3116895v1 window:
- the LOC132454678 gene encoding keratin, type I cytoskeletal 13-like yields MNIRSGRTGTSLYSGGYRSSRAASVYGGAGKGSVKVSYASNNSSGFDLANGLGDNGTGHSVNGKATMQNLNERLATYLQKVVSLESANAQLERQIREWYEMKTPQVRDYSKYEMILDDLRRKINVANMDNARILLQIDNARLAADDFKLKYDNELLMRQSVETDILGLRRVRDELTMTSSDLEMQIEGLKEELLYLKKNHEEELAAVRCQLSAGSVNVEVDPGPRQDLSLVMDDLRTQYEGITDKNRKDMESWYKGKFDELNKVVVSSEDTLNSSRSQITELKRTLQSLQIELQSQLSLKSAMENQLGETEGRYSQQLCQLQAMVNNLESELGQVKTDIERQGQEYQMLLDIKTRLEMEIAEYRRLLDGEMTTTAVVTTVTKRTPIVTKRVKMVIEEIVDGKVVSRTEDVDEEIVSK; encoded by the exons ATGAATATCCGCTCCGGACGCACGGGGACGTCCCTATACTCCGGGGGGTACCGGAGCTCCCGGGCAGCCAGCGTCTATGGCGGGGCCGGGAAGGGAAGCGTCAAGGTGTCGTACGCGTCGAACAACAGCAGTGGGTTCGACCTGGCCAACGGGCTCGGGGACAACGGCACGGGACACTCGGTCAACGGCAAGGCCACGATGCAGAACCTCAACGAGCGCCTGGCCACCTACCTGCAGAAGGTGGTCTCATTGGAGAGCGCCAACGCGCAGCTGGAGCGGCAGATCCGCGAGTGGTACGAGATGAAGACGCCGCAGGTGCGGGACTACAGCAAGTACGAGATGATCCTTGATGACCTCCGTCGAAAG ATCAACGTTGCCAACATGGACAATGCCAGAATCCTCCTACAGATCGACAACGCCAGGTTGGCCGCCGACGACTTCAAACTGAA GTACGACAACGAGCTCCTCATGAGGCAGTCTGTGGAGACGGACATCCTGGGGCTGAGGAGAGTCCGGGACGAGCTGACCATGACCTCCAGCGACCTGGAGATGCAGATCgaggggctgaaggaggagctcctCTACCTGAAGAAGAACCACGAGGAG GAGCTCGCTGCGGTCCGCTGTCAGTTGAGCGCGGGCTCGGTGAATGTGGAGGTGGACCCCGGCCCCAGACAGGACCTGAGCCTTGTCATGGACGATCTCCGGACCCAGTACGAGGGCATCACGGACAAGAACCGCAAGGACATGGAGTCCTGGTACAAGGGCAAG TTCGACGAGCTGAACAAAGTGGTGGTGTCCAGCGAGGACACCCTCAACTCCTCCCGCAGTCAGATCACCGAACTCAAGAGGACCCTGCAGTCGCTGCAGATAGAGCTGCAGTCCCAACTCAGCCTG AAATCTGCTATGGAGAACCAgctgggggagacagagggccgCTACAGCCAGCAGCTGTGCCAGCTGCAGGCCATGGTGAACAACCTGGAGTCTGAGCTCGGCCAGGTGAAGACGGACATCGAGAGGCAGGGACAGGAGTACCAGATGCTGCTGGACATCAAGACCCGCCTGGAGATGGAGATCGCCGAGTACAGGAGGCTCCTGGATGGAGAAATGAC CACGACAGCCGTTGTCACGACGGTCACAAAAC GTACGCCAATCGTGACCAAAAGAGTCAAGATGGTGATCGAGGAGATTGTGGATGGTAAGGTGGTATCTCGCACCGAAGACGTTGATGAGGAAATCGTTAGCAAGTGA